One genomic segment of Pseudoalteromonas sp. GCY includes these proteins:
- the secB gene encoding protein-export chaperone SecB, with the protein MAEQNQAAEQQQEGAQFNIQRIYTKDVSFETPNSPGIFQKEWTPEVKLDMDTRSAKLDDNVFEVVLALTVTATIGEETAFLCEIQQAGIFAIADLEEMQMAHMLGAFCPNILFPYAREAVASLVNRGTFPQLNLAPVNFDALFAQYMQQRAAQAQPEQTADA; encoded by the coding sequence ATGGCAGAACAAAACCAAGCAGCAGAACAACAACAAGAAGGCGCTCAGTTCAACATTCAACGCATCTACACTAAAGATGTATCGTTTGAAACGCCAAACTCACCAGGTATCTTCCAAAAAGAGTGGACACCAGAAGTTAAGCTAGACATGGACACGCGTTCAGCAAAGCTTGACGACAACGTATTTGAAGTTGTTCTAGCGCTAACGGTAACGGCAACTATTGGTGAAGAAACTGCATTCCTATGTGAAATCCAACAAGCTGGTATCTTTGCAATTGCAGATCTTGAAGAAATGCAAATGGCACACATGCTAGGCGCATTCTGCCCTAACATCCTATTCCCATATGCGCGTGAAGCGGTAGCTAGCCTAGTTAACCGTGGTACTTTCCCGCAGTTAAACCTTGCGCCAGTTAACTTTGACGCATTATTCGCTCAGTATATGCAGCAACGTGCAGCTCAAGCACAGCCTGAGCAAACTGCTGACGCGTAA